One part of the Phycisphaeraceae bacterium genome encodes these proteins:
- the thiE gene encoding thiamine phosphate synthase: MHRSIYRMVDANLNRAKEGLRVAEDAARFVLGDHHLASRCRAIRHDLQKHVQSWGVPIHAIIAERDIDADTETGATVRNATSRTGLGDLVGSSMSRAAEALRCIEDALRLIDPTGTHASHIEKLRFASYAVAKQLVLRFPAGSTRQHVLYVIITHALCTQHAWQDVLRASLDAGATAIQLREKQMMDLDRIGMSREAKEIIENTSPNAELWINDRPDIAAVVGATGVHLGQTDMSTADARRVLQPRQAVGRSASTVEQAVEAVNQGADMVGFGAMFDTSTKANPHVRGPELLREISLAIPLNEVPHVAIGGITPDNVGSVIVAGARGVAVSSIVCTANDPGAVCMQLLEKMNAACCS, translated from the coding sequence ATGCATCGATCGATCTACAGAATGGTGGACGCAAATCTGAACCGGGCGAAGGAGGGGCTTCGCGTTGCGGAGGATGCTGCGCGGTTTGTGCTGGGTGACCATCATCTCGCCAGCAGGTGTCGAGCGATCCGCCATGATCTCCAGAAACACGTCCAGTCGTGGGGTGTGCCGATCCACGCGATCATTGCAGAGCGGGACATCGATGCCGATACCGAGACGGGTGCAACTGTCAGAAACGCGACCTCGCGCACAGGACTGGGTGATCTGGTCGGCTCGTCCATGTCGCGTGCTGCTGAAGCGCTTCGTTGTATTGAGGACGCGCTCCGGTTAATTGATCCCACCGGCACACATGCTTCGCACATCGAGAAGCTGCGCTTTGCGTCGTACGCCGTTGCGAAGCAACTGGTGCTTCGGTTCCCAGCTGGCAGCACGCGTCAGCACGTGCTCTATGTCATCATCACACACGCGTTATGCACGCAACATGCGTGGCAGGACGTGCTTCGCGCATCACTCGACGCGGGCGCGACAGCGATCCAACTCCGCGAGAAACAGATGATGGACCTTGATCGCATTGGTATGTCGCGCGAGGCGAAGGAGATTATTGAAAACACGTCACCGAACGCGGAGCTCTGGATCAACGATCGACCCGATATCGCGGCGGTGGTGGGCGCGACCGGTGTCCATCTCGGTCAGACAGATATGAGCACCGCAGATGCGAGACGTGTGCTCCAGCCCAGACAGGCTGTGGGAAGATCAGCTTCAACTGTTGAGCAGGCAGTCGAAGCGGTGAATCAGGGTGCCGACATGGTGGGCTTTGGCGCAATGTTTGATACGTCCACCAAAGCAAACCCGCACGTGCGCGGGCCTGAGCTTCTCCGTGAGATCAGCTTGGCGATTCCTCTGAATGAAGTGCCCCATGTTGCGATCGGCGGGATCACACCAGACAACGTGGGCAGCGTGATCGTAGCGGGTGCGAGGGGAGTTGCGGTGTCATCCATAGTGTGCACTGCGAACGACCCCGGCGCGGTGTGCATGCAGCTGCTTGAAAAAATGAATGCTGCGTGCTGCTCATGA
- the zwf gene encoding glucose-6-phosphate dehydrogenase → MPPSAHRHDANGTIEPCLIVLFGASGDLTWRKLIPALFDREQKGKLPESFAVLGVSRTKMSDDEWRDKLGEKSKLDTHGGTWAKFAQRLHYHPADATKQDDYPGLVQRISELNTQHALERCDGAPNLLFYLSVAPQLYEGIIQCLGDSGLVTEGRRWCSLHPDQTSWQRIIVEKPFGTDLASAVSLNRALGRVFDEDAIFRIDHYLGKELVQNITALRFANSIFEPLWSARHIDHIQVTAAESLGVGRRAGTFYDQAGALRDMIQSHLLQVLTHVLIEAPSSFKASSLMRERIKLFESVRPIPTSSAHEHAVFGRYGPSKDEPAYVDAEGVDPLRNTETYAAMRIQIDNWRWAGMPIFLRSGKKMAEKRTEIVIQFRKPPLDMFPDYSKGLGNVSANRLVIRIAPHEGIDLSINGKVPGTSFQLATAELDMDYVDRFGGEPVEAYGPLIVDAIRGDRTLYKHRDEVEGAWRVCQPLLDNDHLREQIHTYDAGSWGPAAADELLTREGCVWHNISTA, encoded by the coding sequence ATGCCGCCATCAGCACATCGCCACGACGCAAACGGCACTATCGAGCCGTGCCTGATCGTCCTCTTCGGGGCTTCGGGCGATCTGACCTGGCGGAAGCTCATCCCCGCACTCTTTGACCGCGAGCAAAAGGGCAAACTCCCGGAGAGCTTCGCTGTCCTCGGCGTGTCCCGGACGAAGATGTCGGACGACGAATGGCGGGACAAACTCGGCGAGAAATCAAAGCTCGATACACATGGCGGCACATGGGCAAAGTTTGCCCAGCGCCTCCACTACCACCCCGCCGATGCAACGAAGCAGGACGACTACCCGGGGCTCGTGCAACGAATCAGCGAACTCAACACGCAACACGCGCTTGAACGATGCGATGGCGCACCCAACCTGTTGTTCTACCTCTCTGTTGCACCGCAACTCTACGAGGGCATCATCCAGTGTCTGGGCGATTCGGGACTCGTCACCGAAGGACGCCGGTGGTGCTCCCTGCATCCCGACCAGACATCGTGGCAACGCATCATTGTGGAGAAGCCCTTCGGAACAGACCTTGCGTCCGCTGTCTCTCTCAATCGCGCGCTCGGCCGTGTGTTTGACGAGGATGCGATCTTCCGGATCGATCACTACCTCGGCAAGGAACTCGTGCAGAACATCACCGCACTGCGCTTTGCGAACTCGATCTTCGAGCCATTGTGGAGCGCGCGCCACATCGATCACATCCAGGTCACCGCGGCGGAATCACTCGGTGTTGGCAGGCGAGCGGGTACGTTTTATGATCAGGCTGGCGCATTGCGCGACATGATCCAAAGCCATCTGCTCCAGGTGCTCACCCATGTGCTGATCGAAGCGCCATCATCGTTCAAGGCATCCTCGCTGATGCGCGAGCGGATCAAACTGTTCGAGTCCGTTCGACCCATCCCGACATCATCCGCGCACGAGCACGCAGTCTTTGGAAGGTACGGCCCAAGCAAGGACGAGCCCGCGTACGTTGATGCCGAGGGTGTCGATCCATTGCGCAACACAGAGACGTACGCTGCGATGCGCATCCAGATCGACAACTGGCGATGGGCAGGAATGCCGATCTTCCTTCGCAGCGGCAAGAAGATGGCTGAGAAGCGCACCGAGATCGTGATCCAGTTCCGCAAGCCGCCACTGGACATGTTCCCGGATTACTCGAAGGGATTGGGTAATGTCAGCGCAAACCGACTGGTCATCCGGATTGCGCCGCACGAGGGGATCGATCTGAGCATCAACGGCAAGGTGCCAGGCACGAGTTTCCAACTCGCAACCGCCGAACTGGACATGGACTATGTCGATCGGTTCGGTGGCGAGCCCGTCGAGGCGTACGGCCCGTTGATTGTCGATGCCATCCGGGGCGATCGCACACTCTACAAGCATCGCGACGAGGTCGAGGGCGCGTGGCGGGTGTGCCAGCCTCTTCTGGACAACGACCATCTCCGCGAACAGATCCACACATACGACGCGGGCAGTTGGGGCCCTGCTGCTGCTGACGAACTGCTCACACGCGAGGGATGCGTCTGGCACAACATCAGCACCGCCTGA
- the pgl gene encoding 6-phosphogluconolactonase has protein sequence MSSGTGPIPIEPTLPKPALPGTVVVREKHELYDCVIADMLMQAIACIREFGSFHLALSGGSTPEPVYKQLMFDPACRHFPWKKTHIWIVDERCVPFDDEKSNFGMIRELIVNHSTIPADQVHPIHATESDAARKYEKELCSVLEWRERGHDRLDYVLLGMGDDGHTASLFPNSPALHSGDALVVSNNGPTVVPPPRITMTYRLLNASRFVSVLVVGERKREMIEQIQQHTRAHQKPIEILPVLGIQPVAGEFRWYLDPAACPAEDASGSSENT, from the coding sequence ATGTCCAGCGGGACCGGTCCCATCCCGATCGAGCCGACGCTCCCGAAGCCCGCACTTCCGGGCACGGTTGTTGTGCGCGAGAAGCACGAGCTCTACGACTGTGTGATCGCGGACATGCTCATGCAGGCGATCGCATGCATCCGTGAGTTTGGCTCGTTCCATCTGGCGCTCTCCGGCGGATCAACGCCCGAACCCGTCTACAAGCAACTGATGTTCGATCCGGCGTGCCGGCATTTCCCATGGAAGAAGACACATATCTGGATCGTCGACGAACGCTGTGTGCCGTTCGATGATGAAAAATCGAACTTCGGCATGATCCGCGAGCTGATCGTGAATCACTCGACGATCCCAGCGGATCAGGTGCATCCCATCCACGCAACAGAATCCGACGCTGCAAGGAAATACGAGAAAGAACTGTGCAGCGTGCTCGAATGGCGCGAGCGAGGACACGACAGGCTCGACTATGTGCTGCTCGGCATGGGTGACGATGGCCACACAGCAAGTCTTTTTCCAAACTCGCCAGCACTTCACTCTGGTGATGCACTCGTTGTATCGAACAATGGTCCCACTGTCGTGCCGCCCCCACGCATTACTATGACATACAGGCTGCTGAACGCGTCACGGTTTGTGAGTGTGCTTGTTGTTGGTGAGCGCAAACGCGAGATGATCGAACAGATCCAGCAGCACACACGCGCACACCAGAAGCCGATCGAAATACTTCCAGTTCTTGGAATTCAGCCTGTCGCTGGAGAGTTTCGCTGGTATCTTGATCCTGCCGCGTGCCCTGCGGAGGATGCCTCTGGCAGCAGCGAAAATACCTGA
- a CDS encoding glycosyltransferase, with protein MSIDGPLEIQPIQQYSIDRTRLFTTESEGLDSVRTCVSILIPSRGRSAKLANLLDALSDQVLDDNVEIEVIVVIDGDGTPPDVPVSLDVQLHRTVHVGAGAARNIAMSCARGQLLLFLNDDVVPEPRCVMAHVRAHDGQHPMVLGYSPWLQPEQPTWFDAFVQHTPCIFGQIPTHDGALLDWRSAWTLNLSVKASCIASQNARFDECIRPVYFEDIEFAYRLFGHDRAIWYAPEAVALHDHRVTMREYFAREVLLGIMSNVLYEVNQSCHHEIIPCEPAIHAAHAEPMFNLDARDQSRQLSHFVNACNEAVRAAIDDADVVSRAMELYTFHLPLKRRAFRLGLCDAVINPSLPWQDRVARSRQLLDEDQVFSLLPEASSAGHAAGSRYQRNSPATG; from the coding sequence ATGAGCATTGATGGTCCTCTGGAAATCCAGCCGATTCAACAGTATTCGATCGACCGAACCCGCCTTTTCACGACAGAATCTGAAGGACTGGATTCCGTGCGCACATGTGTGTCCATTCTTATTCCCTCGAGAGGTCGGTCTGCGAAGCTGGCAAATCTGCTTGATGCGCTCTCAGATCAGGTGCTTGATGACAATGTTGAGATCGAGGTCATAGTCGTTATTGATGGTGACGGAACGCCACCGGATGTGCCGGTCTCTCTCGATGTGCAGCTTCACAGGACGGTACACGTTGGAGCCGGTGCCGCACGCAATATTGCGATGTCATGCGCACGCGGTCAGTTGTTGTTGTTTCTGAACGATGACGTGGTTCCAGAACCGCGGTGTGTGATGGCACACGTTCGTGCGCACGATGGGCAGCATCCCATGGTGCTGGGATATTCGCCCTGGTTGCAGCCTGAGCAACCGACATGGTTCGACGCGTTCGTGCAACACACGCCGTGCATCTTCGGTCAGATACCGACACACGATGGTGCGTTACTCGATTGGCGTTCTGCGTGGACGCTGAATCTCTCGGTCAAAGCTTCATGCATTGCATCACAGAATGCCCGCTTTGATGAGTGTATCAGGCCTGTGTACTTTGAGGACATTGAGTTTGCGTATCGACTCTTTGGTCACGATCGGGCGATTTGGTACGCGCCGGAAGCAGTTGCATTGCACGATCATCGTGTGACCATGCGGGAGTACTTCGCGCGCGAGGTATTGCTCGGTATAATGTCGAATGTGTTGTACGAGGTGAATCAGTCATGCCATCACGAGATTATTCCGTGCGAGCCGGCGATCCATGCTGCACACGCTGAGCCAATGTTCAATCTTGATGCACGGGATCAATCCAGGCAGCTATCGCATTTCGTCAACGCGTGTAACGAAGCAGTGCGAGCAGCGATTGATGATGCCGACGTTGTGTCAAGAGCAATGGAGTTGTACACATTCCACCTGCCATTGAAGCGTCGTGCGTTTCGGCTTGGCTTGTGCGATGCGGTCATAAACCCGAGTCTGCCGTGGCAGGATCGCGTCGCTCGTTCGCGTCAACTGCTCGATGAAGATCAGGTATTTTCGCTGCTGCCAGAGGCATCCTCCGCAGGGCACGCGGCAGGATCAAGATACCAGCGAAACTCTCCAGCGACAGGCTGA
- a CDS encoding glycosyltransferase, translated as MLIALPGHLRVSGVTTWAMRAVQGLRDRGHQAGLIIHRTPDETVPAFLAPLVVAEVISDTPLDQCNGSFEHMIPTYRDAIETMHATTGLPVVISPNLHGDCYGIIAALTQSMPDRIRVVSWLHSDNRYDIAVATYYEPVLHDVVVVSSELHAQARKQFACTSTHLSHIPYSVDVASSFPVRSALRNRPLRLVYSGRLNEEQKRVSALPVMCRTLVEQNINFELRVIGDGESRDKLIDASRDIPQVQLLGSVSPHHVVEHLQWADAWVLPSRYEGQSVAMLEAMGQGCIPVITRVESGAADAVAHGERGLIADVPTSAGHQDVGFALAQQIRDLVTGDMNRMARNAWEYAKHHHNHDIHVQRLCSIIERAQQSQPKQWLSHRPVTFKSATGNTASATEGAKLRLAAILKQCIKARVAIYGAGQHTIDLAQHLSSSDAECVVCVFDDDTKKHGSSLWGWRVLGIEQIAHLGITDVIISSRMHESALRERCIACLPDTISIHTLYSDTSTLAEPKPDIRITAMQ; from the coding sequence ATGCTCATTGCACTTCCCGGACATCTTCGCGTCAGCGGTGTTACAACATGGGCAATGCGCGCCGTACAGGGTCTGCGAGACCGGGGGCACCAGGCTGGGCTGATCATCCACCGAACACCAGACGAAACTGTCCCTGCATTTCTTGCGCCTCTGGTCGTCGCCGAGGTGATCTCTGATACACCCCTCGATCAGTGCAACGGATCATTCGAGCACATGATCCCGACGTATCGGGATGCGATCGAAACCATGCATGCGACCACCGGACTACCGGTCGTTATCTCACCGAATCTGCACGGCGACTGCTACGGCATTATTGCTGCGCTGACACAATCCATGCCCGATCGCATTCGCGTCGTGTCTTGGCTCCACAGTGATAATCGGTACGACATCGCAGTCGCAACGTACTATGAACCAGTCCTCCACGATGTCGTCGTAGTCAGCAGCGAACTTCACGCACAGGCCCGCAAGCAGTTTGCTTGCACTTCGACACACCTGTCGCACATTCCGTACAGCGTTGATGTTGCATCATCATTTCCTGTTCGGTCTGCTCTTCGCAATCGACCGTTGCGTCTCGTGTACTCGGGCAGGTTGAATGAAGAGCAGAAACGTGTCAGTGCATTACCCGTCATGTGCCGGACCCTTGTCGAGCAGAACATCAACTTTGAGCTCCGTGTCATTGGAGATGGCGAATCACGCGACAAACTTATCGATGCAAGCAGAGACATTCCTCAGGTACAGTTGCTCGGCTCGGTCAGCCCGCACCACGTGGTTGAGCATCTGCAATGGGCCGATGCGTGGGTGCTACCGTCACGGTATGAAGGGCAAAGCGTTGCGATGCTCGAAGCAATGGGCCAGGGTTGCATCCCCGTCATCACCCGTGTCGAATCCGGCGCCGCCGACGCTGTTGCACACGGAGAAAGAGGATTGATTGCAGATGTTCCAACATCCGCTGGTCACCAAGACGTGGGCTTCGCGCTTGCACAGCAAATCAGGGATCTTGTGACTGGTGACATGAACAGAATGGCACGCAACGCGTGGGAATACGCCAAGCACCACCACAATCATGACATTCACGTTCAGCGATTGTGCAGCATTATTGAGCGAGCACAACAATCTCAACCAAAGCAGTGGCTATCACATCGGCCCGTGACATTCAAGTCAGCAACAGGAAACACCGCATCTGCGACCGAAGGAGCAAAGCTGCGTCTTGCTGCGATCCTGAAGCAATGCATAAAAGCACGAGTTGCAATCTACGGCGCGGGACAACACACCATCGATCTTGCCCAACATCTTTCCTCATCGGACGCGGAGTGCGTTGTGTGTGTGTTCGATGACGACACGAAAAAGCACGGCTCATCTCTATGGGGATGGCGTGTCCTTGGCATCGAACAGATTGCACACCTTGGCATCACGGATGTGATCATCAGCAGCAGAATGCACGAATCGGCGCTTCGAGAGAGGTGCATCGCATGCTTGCCCGATACGATCAGCATACACACGCTCTACTCAGACACATCGACGCTGGCAGAGCCAAAGCCGGATATACGAATCACTGCGATGCAGTAG
- a CDS encoding glycosyltransferase: protein MKIGFVIPTKDRPDELLRTISSFESLDRSVLGDCPCIVVVDNASHDPVELACTTRNGIAIQQIRLERNAGASARNIGVSALDADWVVMLDDDSQLQQCDLAHVLDAIPSDVAAVGGEIFLPDGSREAGGLPEVVIGCGCVVRRDLFLEVGGYDAAFDYYVEEYDLCARLIQQGYKVIHTHSLRFLHRKVQTGRAFDRILHRLVRNNAWVIQRYAPHSCRDSAMKQMLRRYELIATKENVSSAFQLACDEIEETLSHQPSREMTPIQWDRLIGVEAVRQHLLPLLSDNNIIDVRVVTPGKGYEEVCELLRAHGYQITSKSSATSVIGTLSPGPLQDAYEASHGSSIKPWPCFESAVALDGSVV, encoded by the coding sequence ATGAAGATTGGCTTTGTCATTCCAACAAAAGATCGTCCGGACGAGTTGCTTCGCACTATCTCGTCCTTCGAATCGCTTGACAGAAGTGTGCTTGGGGACTGTCCTTGCATAGTTGTTGTGGATAACGCATCCCACGATCCTGTGGAACTTGCCTGCACGACCCGGAACGGCATTGCTATTCAGCAGATACGACTTGAGAGGAATGCAGGTGCATCAGCGAGAAACATTGGAGTCTCGGCGCTCGATGCGGACTGGGTTGTCATGCTCGATGACGATTCGCAACTGCAACAGTGTGATTTGGCCCATGTGCTTGACGCGATACCGAGTGACGTTGCTGCAGTGGGAGGTGAGATCTTCCTGCCGGATGGCAGCCGTGAGGCTGGTGGATTACCAGAAGTTGTCATTGGGTGTGGCTGTGTCGTGCGCAGAGATCTCTTTCTTGAGGTTGGTGGATACGACGCAGCGTTCGATTACTATGTCGAGGAATATGATCTTTGTGCTAGACTGATTCAGCAGGGATATAAGGTTATTCACACACATAGCCTGAGATTTCTTCATCGCAAGGTTCAGACAGGTCGGGCCTTTGACCGTATCCTGCACAGGTTGGTTCGAAACAACGCGTGGGTGATTCAGAGGTACGCGCCGCATTCGTGTCGCGATAGCGCAATGAAGCAGATGCTGCGTCGATATGAGTTGATTGCGACAAAGGAAAATGTCAGCAGTGCATTTCAACTTGCATGTGATGAGATTGAAGAAACACTCTCTCATCAACCGTCGCGTGAAATGACACCGATTCAATGGGACCGATTGATCGGCGTTGAAGCGGTTCGGCAGCACCTTCTTCCATTGCTGTCTGACAACAACATCATAGATGTTCGTGTTGTCACTCCGGGAAAAGGCTATGAAGAAGTCTGCGAACTGCTGCGTGCACATGGTTATCAGATAACTTCGAAGTCCTCAGCAACTTCGGTGATAGGCACGCTGTCACCTGGCCCGCTCCAGGATGCCTATGAAGCATCGCATGGGAGCAGCATAAAGCCATGGCCGTGCTTCGAATCCGCTGTTGCACTGGATGGATCTGTCGTGTGA
- a CDS encoding adenylyltransferase/cytidyltransferase family protein, translating into MADATGHPNKVLSLDEFLIVRDTVRAHGETLVHCHGCFDIVHPGHIRHLRHAASLGDRLLVTLTADMHVNKGVGRPLFTEDLRAENLAALGFVDWVVINKQPTATELLERVQPELYVKGAEYETNDDPRFCAERSAVENAGGRVVFSSGDVVFSSTSLVEEVGRLELINPKRAQIARIATENNISLQSVTNLLDSMRGKRVLVCGETILDTYTRCDWPDVAMEAPMLSLRSIESTSFDGGAAIVAQHLASLGLKTTLLTVLPTTIDADRVIHRLAKNGIEVIPVRSGMALAHKHRYIVGHHKVAKIDDATEITLDTYERKLVADMFDSLSANADAAIITDYGLGMFTPQMLQTMTSRVQEKKTILCGDISGKRASLLTSVRSPTLLCPTERELRQAMRDFDSSLPAVVWKLMSMIDAFAIAVTLGEDGVIVFTRNQAEETDSQAWAHRVSSVHIPSLAGHVKDTLGCGDALLAAVTASLVGKTSLIESMLVGSAAAAAEASMLGNIAVTRGDILRVIRQWMHDGHDLSVEPKPMGNALLAG; encoded by the coding sequence ATGGCAGATGCAACTGGACATCCAAACAAAGTCCTTTCGCTGGATGAGTTTCTCATTGTTCGCGACACTGTTCGTGCACATGGCGAGACACTTGTGCATTGTCACGGATGCTTTGATATTGTGCATCCTGGACACATACGCCATCTACGTCATGCTGCCAGCCTCGGTGATCGACTCCTCGTCACATTGACAGCGGATATGCACGTGAACAAGGGGGTGGGCAGGCCGCTCTTCACAGAAGATCTACGTGCAGAAAACCTCGCTGCGCTCGGCTTTGTTGATTGGGTGGTTATCAACAAACAGCCCACCGCAACAGAACTGCTTGAACGTGTCCAGCCAGAGCTATATGTCAAGGGGGCAGAGTACGAGACAAACGACGATCCGCGGTTTTGCGCGGAGCGAAGCGCAGTTGAGAACGCGGGAGGCCGCGTTGTCTTTTCATCTGGCGATGTGGTGTTTTCATCCACATCGTTGGTAGAAGAAGTTGGCAGGCTTGAACTGATCAATCCAAAGAGAGCGCAGATAGCCAGAATAGCGACGGAGAACAACATCTCGTTGCAATCAGTAACGAACCTGCTCGACTCGATGCGAGGAAAGCGCGTGCTTGTGTGTGGTGAGACCATACTCGACACGTACACTCGATGCGACTGGCCGGATGTTGCGATGGAAGCACCAATGCTCTCGCTTCGAAGTATTGAGAGCACGAGCTTTGACGGCGGTGCTGCCATCGTTGCACAGCATCTTGCGAGTTTGGGGTTGAAGACAACGCTGTTGACGGTGTTGCCAACGACGATTGACGCGGATCGGGTGATTCATCGTCTTGCAAAGAACGGCATTGAAGTCATACCTGTTCGATCAGGAATGGCACTTGCGCACAAGCATAGGTACATTGTGGGTCATCACAAAGTCGCGAAGATTGATGATGCAACTGAGATCACACTTGATACGTACGAACGGAAGTTGGTTGCAGACATGTTTGATTCACTGTCTGCAAACGCTGATGCAGCCATTATTACCGACTACGGGTTAGGCATGTTCACGCCACAAATGCTGCAGACAATGACATCGCGAGTGCAAGAGAAGAAAACGATTCTTTGTGGTGACATCTCGGGGAAGCGCGCCTCACTACTGACATCAGTCAGATCTCCAACGCTGCTCTGTCCAACCGAGCGTGAGTTGCGACAGGCAATGCGTGACTTTGATTCTTCGCTCCCCGCCGTTGTGTGGAAGCTGATGAGCATGATCGATGCATTTGCGATTGCAGTTACACTCGGAGAAGATGGTGTGATTGTGTTTACACGTAATCAGGCAGAGGAGACGGATTCGCAAGCGTGGGCACATCGTGTGTCGAGTGTCCACATTCCGTCCCTTGCTGGGCATGTCAAGGACACGCTTGGATGCGGTGATGCGCTGCTTGCAGCTGTTACAGCATCGCTTGTTGGAAAAACGTCGCTGATCGAATCCATGCTCGTCGGATCTGCTGCGGCAGCAGCAGAAGCATCAATGCTTGGAAATATCGCTGTCACGCGTGGGGACATTCTGCGTGTCATCCGCCAATGGATGCACGATGGACATGACTTGTCTGTAGAGCCGAAACCGATGGGCAACGCGTTGCTCGCAGGGTAA
- a CDS encoding Hpt domain-containing protein, protein MYSDGPQDSQPIYSIYQDDPEMADILDLFIQELPERIAKLEGFLHSHDERSLRYLAHQLKGSGAGYGFGEISEAAANVEGFLVENGNEAFDAQLVELQKRMDTLLSICRRVIR, encoded by the coding sequence ATGTACAGTGATGGGCCGCAGGATTCCCAACCTATCTACAGCATCTATCAGGATGATCCCGAAATGGCAGATATTCTGGATCTGTTCATCCAGGAACTTCCCGAACGTATTGCGAAGCTGGAGGGATTCCTTCATTCCCACGATGAACGAAGCCTTCGTTATCTCGCACACCAACTCAAGGGATCGGGTGCTGGATATGGATTCGGTGAAATCTCTGAAGCTGCGGCAAATGTTGAGGGATTTTTAGTCGAAAATGGCAATGAAGCGTTCGATGCGCAGTTGGTTGAGTTGCAGAAGCGCATGGACACGTTGCTGTCAATCTGCCGTCGGGTTATTCGCTGA
- a CDS encoding diguanylate cyclase translates to MGSSSQQPHDSLPNVLIVDDSPDVHRLLRARLRDLNVNFINAHNGSEAMEMAKELNPAIILLDLDMPDIDGFEVLRKLKDDGSTVNIPVIVISGLHATEDKVTAFDLGVIDYITKPFELSELRARVRSALRIQMLLNMLSERAHVDGLTGLWNRSHFDSRWEEEVAASLRHSRPLSLAIIDIDHFKSINDIFGHPVGDVTLQTVAKVVQSCSRETDIACRYGGEEFVIIMPETPPDAAVKLCDRIRNTLESLTWPQMPERVVTASVGVAGCKSTPKLDALEWIALADQCLYRSKEGGRNKTTFAQVDEASAPRLADAG, encoded by the coding sequence ATGGGCAGTTCTTCACAACAACCGCACGATTCCCTGCCGAACGTGCTCATTGTTGACGACTCACCGGACGTCCATCGTCTGCTGCGTGCACGCCTGCGTGATCTTAATGTCAACTTTATCAACGCGCACAACGGCTCTGAGGCCATGGAGATGGCAAAGGAGTTGAATCCCGCGATCATTCTGCTCGACCTTGACATGCCGGACATCGACGGGTTCGAAGTACTCAGAAAGTTGAAAGACGACGGCAGCACGGTCAACATCCCAGTGATTGTAATCTCCGGCTTGCACGCAACTGAGGACAAAGTGACCGCGTTCGATCTTGGTGTGATTGACTATATCACAAAGCCGTTTGAACTCTCCGAACTGCGGGCACGAGTTCGTTCTGCTCTACGAATTCAGATGCTGCTGAACATGCTGTCCGAGCGTGCCCATGTTGACGGTCTGACAGGGCTGTGGAATCGCAGCCACTTCGACAGCCGTTGGGAAGAAGAAGTCGCAGCATCGCTTCGTCACAGCCGACCATTGTCACTTGCGATCATAGATATCGATCACTTCAAGTCGATCAATGACATCTTCGGACACCCGGTTGGCGATGTCACGCTCCAAACAGTTGCCAAAGTTGTGCAGTCGTGCTCGCGCGAAACAGATATTGCGTGCCGATATGGCGGTGAAGAGTTCGTCATCATCATGCCGGAAACACCACCAGACGCAGCCGTCAAGCTCTGCGATCGAATCCGGAACACACTCGAAAGCCTGACATGGCCACAGATGCCAGAACGCGTCGTCACTGCGTCTGTCGGTGTTGCCGGATGCAAGAGCACGCCGAAGCTCGACGCACTGGAATGGATCGCACTTGCCGACCAGTGCCTGTACCGATCGAAAGAGGGCGGGCGAAACAAGACAACGTTTGCGCAAGTTGATGAAGCTTCTGCGCCACGGCTTGCAGACGCCGGCTGA